The Thermoplasmata archaeon genome contains a region encoding:
- a CDS encoding tetratricopeptide repeat protein yields the protein MAETERKTKFVNRVEEFEALKGHLSEMLKGNGRFVVITGEAGMGKTRLVEELKNYAQPMGVKFYKGRCLYIENSDPYLPLIDALNQYFEETSSEKMEMHGEVVTPVGLLSGAPAVKPEEIEAGFVPIALSTGEEGQGPKPVEKINMDTERDKMFGTITDLLIEISKVHPITIFIDDLQWADTGTLQLIHYIARNIKQARVLLLGAYRPEDLQEHEGGLHPLMEIFQRMGLERLYYQINLTRLKYEHALELVKDLLQNEDISPKFMKRLYFETDGNPFFIEELCNTLLEEGIVKPGVYTWDLGVDWERVLLPNTIKDVISRRVAKLDETSKKILMYAAAIGYEFDFHVLQKAVEMDEMEILDPLDKLIGMKLIRESETAHETYMFEHAQIRSVVYESLSKSRLRIMHKKLGEIIEGMYTANNAIDDVVFVLARHFTLGKVQDKALTYNIKAGEKARKLYAFQEALTYFNTALQIMEEEGGESTIERNKQLIQLLQTTGELCVLLGKWDDAIKNFERIVEICERINDERSRAYAMVALGNIIRTRGDFERAKKCFEDALKSFEKTKDLRGIADAYRGLGYILWRQGKYDAAINSYNIAMKNIIQVGDLRRLGTMFIEIGNIYGDKGNASKCEEYYIKAIEELKKVNDLNELARAHNNLGDLYLQEGNYPKAIENFEKSREYAEKIGNIDWIGWAFFNMAEVYIRTGEIQKAKVCNTRAKHLMESINDRVALQAVLRIEGTILAEEGKFDEAIKNFNEALALVRELQIPYNEAETLMMYGKTLHKMGDNNGAMEALNKAKEIFEQIGASKNVEKVNKLIEQITEKR from the coding sequence TTGGCAGAAACTGAGCGAAAGACGAAGTTTGTAAACAGGGTTGAAGAATTTGAGGCACTCAAGGGACACCTTAGCGAAATGCTGAAGGGCAATGGAAGGTTTGTAGTAATTACTGGGGAAGCGGGGATGGGAAAAACGCGACTTGTGGAGGAATTAAAAAATTATGCTCAGCCCATGGGAGTAAAATTCTACAAGGGGAGATGTCTTTACATTGAAAATTCTGATCCATACCTGCCTCTAATCGATGCATTAAATCAATATTTTGAGGAAACTTCCAGTGAAAAGATGGAAATGCATGGTGAAGTTGTTACCCCTGTGGGACTGTTATCTGGTGCACCCGCAGTCAAACCAGAAGAGATCGAGGCGGGTTTTGTACCAATAGCGCTAAGCACAGGCGAGGAAGGTCAAGGACCGAAGCCAGTTGAAAAAATAAACATGGACACTGAGAGAGACAAAATGTTTGGGACAATCACTGACCTTTTGATTGAAATTTCAAAAGTGCATCCGATCACAATTTTTATTGACGACTTGCAATGGGCGGACACTGGCACACTTCAACTTATCCATTACATTGCGAGAAACATAAAGCAAGCAAGGGTGTTGCTGCTTGGTGCCTATAGACCAGAAGACCTGCAAGAGCATGAAGGTGGGCTTCATCCACTTATGGAAATTTTTCAGAGGATGGGACTAGAGAGGTTATACTATCAGATAAACTTAACACGGTTAAAATATGAACACGCACTTGAGCTTGTGAAAGACCTTTTGCAAAATGAAGACATCTCTCCAAAATTCATGAAAAGGTTATATTTTGAGACAGACGGAAACCCTTTCTTCATAGAAGAGCTATGTAACACTCTGCTTGAGGAGGGAATAGTCAAACCAGGAGTGTACACCTGGGACCTCGGTGTCGACTGGGAGAGAGTGCTGTTGCCCAACACCATAAAAGATGTAATAAGCCGAAGAGTTGCTAAACTAGATGAGACGAGCAAGAAAATTTTGATGTATGCTGCAGCGATTGGTTATGAATTTGATTTTCATGTGCTCCAGAAAGCGGTAGAGATGGATGAGATGGAGATTCTAGACCCGCTTGATAAATTGATCGGGATGAAATTAATAAGGGAGAGCGAGACAGCTCATGAAACTTATATGTTCGAACACGCCCAAATCCGATCAGTTGTGTACGAAAGCTTAAGCAAGAGCAGATTGAGAATAATGCACAAAAAGCTTGGAGAAATTATAGAAGGTATGTATACTGCTAACAATGCTATTGATGATGTGGTCTTTGTATTAGCGAGACACTTCACTCTGGGTAAAGTACAAGATAAAGCACTAACTTACAATATCAAAGCCGGCGAAAAAGCTAGAAAACTTTATGCGTTTCAGGAAGCCCTCACTTATTTCAACACAGCTCTTCAGATAATGGAGGAGGAAGGAGGAGAAAGCACAATCGAGAGGAATAAACAGTTAATTCAGTTACTGCAAACCACTGGTGAACTCTGTGTTCTCCTAGGAAAATGGGATGATGCTATTAAGAACTTCGAGAGAATTGTGGAAATTTGTGAAAGGATAAATGACGAAAGAAGCAGGGCATATGCAATGGTAGCATTGGGGAATATAATAAGGACCAGAGGTGATTTTGAGAGAGCGAAAAAGTGCTTTGAAGATGCTCTTAAATCTTTCGAGAAGACAAAAGATTTGCGAGGAATTGCCGATGCGTACAGGGGATTGGGTTACATTCTGTGGCGTCAAGGAAAGTACGATGCGGCTATTAACAGTTACAACATTGCAATGAAAAACATAATTCAAGTAGGGGACCTGAGAAGATTGGGCACGATGTTCATAGAGATAGGTAACATTTACGGAGATAAAGGTAATGCCAGCAAGTGTGAAGAATATTACATAAAGGCAATTGAGGAGCTGAAGAAAGTAAACGACCTGAACGAACTAGCGAGAGCACACAACAACTTAGGAGACCTTTATCTTCAGGAAGGAAATTATCCAAAAGCTATTGAAAATTTTGAGAAGAGTAGAGAGTACGCTGAGAAAATTGGAAATATTGACTGGATAGGTTGGGCATTTTTTAATATGGCTGAGGTCTATATTCGGACTGGGGAAATTCAGAAAGCGAAGGTGTGCAACACTCGCGCTAAGCACCTCATGGAATCAATAAACGACAGAGTAGCTCTCCAAGCAGTGTTAAGAATAGAAGGAACGATTCTCGCTGAAGAAGGAAAGTTCGATGAGGCAATCAAGAACTTTAATGAAGCTTTAGCATTAGTAAGGGAGCTGCAGATACCATATAATGAAGCAGAAACTCTGATGATGTACGGAAAAACCCTTCACAAAATGGGGGATAATAATGGGGCAATGGAAGCACTCAATAAAGCGAAGGAGATTTTTGAGCAGATAGGCGCATCAAAAAATGTGGAAAAAGTTAATAAATTGATTGAACAAATCACGGAGAAGAGATAG